Below is a window of Rhodopseudomonas sp. P2A-2r DNA.
ATCAAATTTTTCACATATTAAGCTTATGGCGGCTGGGAGCCGAAGCGAACTCTCGACAAAGTGGAGAAGAAATATGGCTCGCGGCGCCTATATCAGTGGATGGGGTGCGTACCTTCCCAACGCTCCAATTGAAAATCAGCAGATCGAAGATGTTCTGGGACACATGAAATCCCAGTCAGCTGCGGTAAAGCGCCGTGTTCTGATAAATAACGGTATCACGCGCCGCTACTATGCGATTGACCCTGCGACCGGCGCGGCTACCCACACGAATGCCCGTCTTACCGCCGAGGCCATCAAGAATCTCTGTCAAACCTCAGGATTTTTAGCCGCGGACATTCAATGCCTGTCGTGCGGCACTTCCAGTGCCGATCAGATCATCCCTAGCCATGCCAGCATGGTGCATGCTGAGATCGGCTCTCCGCCCTGTGAAATTGCCTCTCTTAGCGGTGTCTGCTGCTCGGGGGTCAGTGCTCTGAAATACGGCTATCTCAACGTTCTTGCTGGAGCCTGCGACAATGCCGTCGTTACCGGCTCCGAGTTGGCTTCGCCTAGCCTGCGGTCAGCCCATTTCGAACCCCAGATCAGATTGAACACCAAGGGTTCGGCCGACCAGCCCGGGCTACCCTTCGGCAACGAGTTCCTGCGCTGGATGCTCTCCGATGGCGCTGGCGCCCTGTTAATCACCCCAACGCCGAGGCCGGACGCCCTGTCCCTTCGTATCGACTGGG
It encodes the following:
- a CDS encoding StlD/DarB family beta-ketosynthase codes for the protein MARGAYISGWGAYLPNAPIENQQIEDVLGHMKSQSAAVKRRVLINNGITRRYYAIDPATGAATHTNARLTAEAIKNLCQTSGFLAADIQCLSCGTSSADQIIPSHASMVHAEIGSPPCEIASLSGVCCSGVSALKYGYLNVLAGACDNAVVTGSELASPSLRSAHFEPQIRLNTKGSADQPGLPFGNEFLRWMLSDGAGALLITPTPRPDALSLRIDWVDIASYASESDVCMYFGLQKHADGRTSSFRTVDNEGDLFRGGYLSLTQDIRVLNERLPQLMRVAFGRLLERHKLAAADIDWILPHYSSQWFRQPLQNGLAELGFVVPFEKWFTNLSSKGNTGSAAMYIMIDELMSTGKAHRGQRILCIIPESARMMFGFVHLTVV